One Halobaculum marinum genomic window carries:
- a CDS encoding phospholipase D family protein, which yields MEYKTPISVPSWTGDGEVSVELELAMVRSWRTFVGYFGETKSLRAVTYSQSPQVLHKLFASADLELEQLEVVIGDHRQSKYRKQLQGDLDLAKHLNHLLEQDQLQLFTLDKRVTLHSKLYIAENSDGSRLVVFGSPNLSKEAWSGNQTNLVVAFRTEGDSIIDGYAQRFYEAHREQCELFMGDLTEQLAETDDPEERERIFDLWVDGTVPSDNPTGDLHRRIVELFDEEESRVRRVNVVTDSEEADEVVKLPTDGSGAVEDTDVQSNQQMRLSPQGLEEPIKSAEPTLSRHNVSVKPTELRGSAAGFDRYLRAFNDDFPTMWVNRDKQIVRMQLDNTTLEMTAPLPDDPAEVDEALAHIEEYIETVERFGDAKRPQETMAHFYEAIIYVFWAPFANYFAQEYANRDGAELDKDLPFLYVHGQNDSGKGMFLRFAANIISNGVVAAPVEGQQFTKDAIDRCRASNTVFPFLVDDVDKDRVERDIVKTYWTGAWDGSVAFPTFIFTSNDGNPKSEYRTRMKMLEFDVVFNVEGHEREETARLIKKRNLLFSWFAHLLFQKEIRLPDQEDKLAVAREVFCDLYDYAGRDRPDYFPAEAPAERIHDHGRRKWVRAYRTGLFNIREENGILLADFSENLDGYAVHKYDKVVPSTIRTEIQRTRIQFEQPERFYEWTGIEPETHGFLARLWRRP from the coding sequence ATGGAATACAAAACACCGATATCAGTCCCTTCATGGACTGGAGATGGCGAGGTTTCGGTCGAACTCGAGCTAGCCATGGTGCGGTCATGGCGGACGTTCGTTGGCTACTTTGGAGAGACAAAATCACTGCGGGCGGTCACGTACTCTCAGTCGCCACAAGTACTTCACAAACTGTTCGCCAGCGCCGACTTGGAGTTGGAACAGCTGGAGGTCGTTATCGGAGACCATCGACAGTCGAAGTACCGGAAGCAACTCCAAGGTGACCTTGATCTCGCCAAGCACCTGAATCACTTACTTGAACAGGATCAGTTGCAACTGTTCACGCTCGACAAGCGTGTCACACTGCACAGCAAGCTGTACATCGCCGAGAATTCGGATGGGTCTCGTCTAGTCGTCTTCGGGTCGCCCAACCTGTCCAAAGAAGCGTGGTCGGGTAACCAGACGAACTTGGTCGTCGCCTTCAGGACCGAGGGCGACTCGATTATCGACGGGTACGCTCAGCGCTTCTACGAAGCACACCGCGAGCAGTGTGAGCTATTCATGGGTGATTTGACCGAGCAACTCGCCGAGACAGACGATCCAGAGGAGCGTGAGCGAATTTTCGACCTTTGGGTAGATGGGACGGTCCCCTCCGACAACCCCACTGGCGACCTCCATCGGCGTATCGTCGAACTGTTCGACGAGGAGGAGAGCCGCGTTCGGCGAGTCAACGTAGTCACTGATTCGGAGGAGGCTGACGAGGTGGTGAAGCTCCCAACCGATGGCAGTGGTGCTGTAGAGGACACCGACGTGCAGTCGAATCAGCAGATGCGACTGTCCCCACAGGGCCTCGAAGAACCTATCAAGAGTGCCGAGCCGACGCTCTCACGGCATAACGTCTCGGTCAAGCCAACCGAACTACGCGGGTCCGCGGCCGGGTTTGACCGCTACCTGCGTGCGTTCAACGACGACTTTCCGACTATGTGGGTCAACCGGGACAAGCAGATCGTACGCATGCAGTTAGACAATACTACACTGGAGATGACGGCACCACTGCCGGACGACCCCGCCGAGGTTGACGAGGCTCTTGCACACATCGAAGAGTACATCGAGACCGTCGAACGCTTCGGTGACGCGAAGCGGCCACAGGAGACGATGGCCCACTTCTACGAGGCCATCATCTACGTCTTCTGGGCGCCCTTCGCGAACTACTTTGCACAGGAGTATGCGAACCGCGATGGGGCAGAGCTTGACAAGGATTTGCCCTTCCTCTACGTGCACGGCCAGAACGACTCCGGAAAGGGGATGTTCCTCCGTTTCGCAGCCAACATCATTTCGAACGGGGTTGTTGCTGCACCGGTCGAGGGACAGCAGTTCACAAAAGACGCCATCGATCGCTGCCGGGCGTCGAACACTGTCTTTCCGTTCTTGGTGGACGACGTGGACAAGGACCGGGTCGAGCGAGATATCGTGAAAACCTACTGGACGGGGGCGTGGGACGGTTCGGTCGCGTTCCCCACGTTCATTTTCACGTCGAACGACGGCAACCCGAAGTCCGAGTACCGAACCCGGATGAAGATGCTCGAGTTCGACGTGGTGTTCAATGTCGAAGGGCACGAAAGGGAGGAGACAGCTCGGCTCATCAAGAAGCGCAATCTGTTGTTCTCGTGGTTCGCCCACCTGCTGTTCCAGAAGGAGATTCGACTCCCTGACCAGGAAGATAAACTGGCAGTCGCCCGTGAGGTCTTCTGCGACCTCTACGATTACGCAGGTCGTGACCGTCCAGACTATTTCCCCGCGGAAGCACCCGCCGAAAGGATCCACGACCATGGTCGACGAAAGTGGGTCCGAGCCTACCGGACTGGGCTGTTTAACATACGGGAAGAGAACGGAATTCTGCTGGCAGACTTCTCGGAGAACCTGGACGGCTATGCGGTCCACAAGTACGACAAGGTAGTTCCGTCGACTATCCGCACCGAGATTCAGCGTACCCGTATCCAGTTTGAACAACCCGAACGGTTCTACGAGTGGACGGGAATTGAACCTGAAACTCACGGGTTTCTTGCCCGCTTGTGGAGGCGACCGTGA
- a CDS encoding metallophosphoesterase, with translation MDADRTRSAPDSVADLPGDTTPAIVSISDIHGYLNDARSALRAVGESSVFDPVVTTEADGLLHWAGNDYVLVVNGDAIDRGPDSAGVVRLIDRLASEAPPGRIRYHLGNHEMAALFPSVLDWSHWYCGQLDSERRLEFYERVREGLLTAAFDGYEYRYSHAGQPSAFDVSAANDQLREEDSVLLVSEGNNVDPFDHVHFAW, from the coding sequence ATGGACGCCGACCGGACTCGCTCCGCACCGGACTCCGTCGCGGATCTCCCGGGCGACACGACCCCCGCTATCGTCTCGATCAGCGACATCCACGGCTACCTAAACGACGCCCGCAGCGCGTTGCGCGCCGTCGGCGAGTCGTCGGTGTTCGACCCGGTCGTTACCACAGAGGCCGACGGACTGCTCCACTGGGCCGGCAACGACTACGTGCTCGTCGTCAACGGCGACGCCATCGACCGCGGCCCCGACAGTGCCGGCGTCGTTCGACTGATCGACCGGTTGGCCTCGGAGGCGCCGCCCGGTCGGATTCGGTACCACCTCGGGAACCACGAGATGGCCGCGCTGTTTCCCTCGGTCCTCGACTGGTCCCACTGGTACTGCGGCCAGCTCGATTCCGAGCGACGCCTCGAGTTCTACGAACGGGTCCGCGAGGGCCTCCTCACGGCGGCGTTCGATGGCTACGAGTACCGATACAGCCACGCCGGCCAACCGAGCGCGTTCGACGTCAGCGCGGCGAACGACCAACTCCGGGAGGAGGATTCGGTCCTACTCGTATCCGAGGGGAACAATGTGGACCCGTTCGACCACGTCCATTTCGCGTGGTGA
- a CDS encoding Lrp/AsnC family transcriptional regulator yields the protein MTYPNTDYRLDEIDRQILHALMDDARNTSASALAERAGVSGATIRNRIRKLENAGIVRGYTAQVDFEAADGKLTNLYLCDVPITEREALAHEARAVPGVINVRTLMTGRRNLHVLAVGGTTADLRQIARRLTDLGIHIEDEDLLEEELFAPFAPFDPQDDDRVPEPNAFISLTGDASVVEVSVQPDAPIAGRTLESAVRDGVLDPETLVIGIERDDRELTPHGDTVVEADDIVTVLSRGGDDVDTLTAFRRADPKTESN from the coding sequence ATGACGTACCCGAACACGGACTACCGGCTCGACGAGATCGATCGGCAGATACTGCACGCGCTGATGGACGACGCGCGCAACACGTCCGCCAGCGCACTCGCCGAGCGCGCCGGCGTCTCGGGGGCGACGATCCGCAACCGTATCCGGAAACTCGAGAACGCGGGGATCGTCCGCGGGTACACCGCTCAGGTAGACTTCGAGGCGGCAGACGGGAAACTCACCAACCTCTACCTCTGTGACGTCCCGATCACCGAGCGCGAGGCGCTCGCCCACGAGGCGCGCGCCGTCCCGGGAGTGATCAACGTGCGCACGCTGATGACCGGCCGGCGCAACCTCCACGTCCTCGCCGTCGGTGGAACGACCGCCGACCTCCGGCAGATCGCCCGGCGACTCACCGACCTCGGCATCCACATCGAGGACGAAGACCTCCTGGAGGAGGAACTGTTCGCGCCGTTCGCGCCGTTCGACCCGCAGGACGACGACCGCGTGCCGGAGCCGAACGCGTTCATCAGCCTCACCGGCGACGCCAGCGTCGTCGAGGTGAGCGTCCAGCCCGATGCACCAATCGCCGGTCGCACACTGGAGTCCGCCGTCCGAGATGGGGTGCTCGACCCAGAGACGCTCGTCATCGGCATCGAGCGCGACGACCGCGAGTTGACGCCCCACGGCGACACGGTCGTCGAGGCGGACGACATCGTCACCGTGCTTTCGCGTGGCGGCGACGACGTCGACACGCTCACGGCGTTCCGGCGCGCGGACCCGAAAACCGAGTCGAACTGA
- a CDS encoding universal stress protein, producing the protein MPAFSHLAVPVADANDAVATATALEPYLEHVERVTFVHVVEKGGGVVDKAPMAKRRTDAEAFLSVAAARVDDAVATDTRIVFGTDIAETIVETALDAEATAVAFRPRGGRRLLRLLTGDTAERLVSDPALPIVSLPSSEGSVTASVSGDEQREADT; encoded by the coding sequence ATGCCCGCGTTCAGCCACCTTGCGGTCCCCGTCGCGGACGCGAACGACGCCGTCGCGACCGCCACCGCGCTGGAGCCGTACCTCGAACACGTCGAGCGCGTCACCTTCGTCCACGTCGTCGAGAAGGGCGGGGGCGTCGTGGACAAGGCGCCGATGGCGAAGCGACGGACGGACGCGGAGGCGTTCCTCTCGGTCGCGGCTGCGCGCGTCGACGACGCGGTCGCCACCGACACCCGCATCGTCTTCGGGACGGACATCGCCGAGACGATTGTCGAAACTGCGCTCGACGCGGAGGCGACGGCAGTGGCGTTCCGTCCCCGCGGCGGTCGGCGGCTCCTCCGATTGCTGACCGGCGACACCGCCGAGCGGCTCGTCTCCGACCCCGCCCTCCCCATCGTCTCGCTGCCCTCCTCGGAGGGGAGCGTGACCGCGAGTGTCTCGGGCGACGAACAGCGCGAGGCAGACACGTGA
- a CDS encoding amino acid permease — MSDEELAKDLGLLSALTIGIGTMVGAGIFVLPGVAASTAGPVVVVSFVVGGLIALVNALAVSELGTAMPKAGGGYYYVNRALGPLFGSIAGLGDWIGLAFASAFYSIGFGQYLATLVPLPEVLFLSEVQVGALVAGAVFVGVNYVGAKETGGVQTVIVTLLLGILTLFAVQGWLSFDLATLLSEGGAAPFGYGAILPGTALVFVSFLGYAKIATVAEELKNPGRNLPLAIVGSVVIVTVLYAILVSIMLGVVPWTDLSQSAPLTQATQVAFPGGYAGLAVTVVTLGALLATASSANASILASARINFAMGRDRIVSDWLNEIHPSYATPYRSILVTGAVIVVFIAALGTDIEVLAKAASVLHLVVYALMNVALVVFRETDPEYDPAFRVPLYPLTPALGFVLSLGLLAFVGQTELLLSGAFVLVAVLWYALYARKETTHQGLLGQYVLDRGDDLPPSVVSAAATVAPDGSGGDDTPTTMVALSNPRTERALMTLGAALAGRDGGRVLATHVIQVPDQTSLEAAAAQRDRISRTSEGLLEDARADADRLGVPVETRTVLSHQGLAEVFDLARQHDVDRLVMGHGGTRLAGGRVEGRLDELTHDLPCDVLVLDDGAFDPSEVLVPTAGGHSSDLSAEVARALQETVGANVSVLHVADDAEEGHAFLDKWAADHDLADAELLVETGDVEAAIGAAAASRSLVLVGATERGLLSRIVRGSLQLSVLDDLDSNVLLAERPRKRTLRERLFA; from the coding sequence GTGAGCGACGAGGAACTCGCGAAGGACCTGGGGCTCCTGTCGGCGCTCACCATCGGCATCGGGACGATGGTCGGCGCCGGCATCTTCGTGCTCCCAGGCGTCGCCGCCAGCACCGCCGGCCCCGTCGTGGTGGTGTCGTTCGTCGTCGGCGGCCTGATCGCGCTCGTGAACGCCCTCGCGGTGTCGGAGTTGGGGACAGCGATGCCGAAAGCCGGCGGTGGCTACTACTACGTCAACCGAGCACTCGGGCCGCTGTTCGGCTCGATCGCGGGGCTCGGCGACTGGATCGGCTTAGCCTTCGCCTCGGCGTTCTACAGCATCGGCTTCGGCCAGTACCTCGCGACGCTGGTACCCCTGCCGGAGGTGCTGTTCCTCTCGGAGGTGCAGGTGGGCGCGCTCGTCGCCGGCGCCGTGTTCGTCGGCGTCAACTACGTCGGCGCGAAGGAGACCGGCGGCGTCCAGACGGTGATCGTCACGCTCCTGCTGGGTATCCTCACCCTGTTCGCGGTGCAGGGGTGGCTCTCGTTCGACCTCGCGACGCTGCTGAGCGAGGGCGGCGCCGCGCCGTTCGGCTACGGCGCGATCCTCCCCGGGACGGCGCTCGTGTTCGTCTCGTTCCTCGGCTACGCGAAGATCGCGACCGTCGCCGAGGAGCTGAAGAACCCGGGTCGGAACCTGCCGCTCGCGATCGTCGGGAGCGTCGTGATCGTCACCGTCCTCTACGCGATCCTGGTGAGCATCATGCTCGGCGTCGTCCCCTGGACGGATCTGAGCCAATCCGCGCCGCTGACGCAGGCCACGCAGGTTGCGTTCCCCGGCGGGTACGCCGGTCTGGCTGTGACGGTGGTGACGCTCGGCGCGCTGTTGGCGACCGCCTCGAGCGCGAACGCGTCGATCCTCGCGTCCGCGCGGATCAACTTCGCGATGGGTCGCGACCGGATCGTCTCCGACTGGCTCAACGAGATCCACCCGTCGTACGCGACCCCCTACCGCTCGATCCTCGTCACCGGCGCGGTGATCGTCGTGTTCATCGCGGCGCTGGGGACCGACATCGAGGTGCTCGCGAAGGCGGCGAGCGTGCTCCACCTCGTGGTGTACGCGCTGATGAACGTCGCGCTCGTCGTCTTCCGCGAGACGGACCCGGAGTACGACCCCGCGTTCCGGGTGCCGCTGTACCCGCTCACCCCGGCACTGGGATTCGTGCTGTCGCTCGGGCTGCTCGCGTTCGTCGGCCAGACAGAGCTGTTGCTGTCGGGCGCGTTCGTCCTCGTCGCGGTCCTGTGGTACGCGCTGTACGCGCGCAAGGAGACGACTCACCAGGGGCTGTTGGGACAGTACGTCCTCGACCGCGGCGACGACCTCCCGCCGTCGGTCGTGAGCGCGGCCGCGACGGTCGCACCCGACGGCTCCGGTGGCGACGACACCCCGACCACGATGGTGGCGCTGTCGAACCCGCGCACGGAGCGCGCGCTGATGACGCTCGGCGCGGCCCTCGCCGGGCGCGACGGCGGGCGGGTCCTCGCGACCCACGTCATCCAGGTGCCCGACCAGACCTCGCTGGAGGCGGCCGCCGCACAGCGCGACCGCATCTCCCGGACGTCGGAGGGACTGCTCGAAGACGCGCGCGCCGACGCCGACCGCCTCGGCGTGCCGGTGGAGACGCGGACGGTGCTGTCCCACCAGGGACTCGCGGAGGTGTTCGATCTCGCACGCCAACACGACGTCGACCGCCTCGTGATGGGCCACGGCGGTACCAGACTCGCCGGGGGCCGCGTCGAGGGCCGACTCGACGAGTTGACCCACGACCTGCCGTGTGACGTGCTCGTCCTCGACGACGGGGCGTTCGACCCCAGCGAGGTGCTCGTCCCGACCGCCGGGGGGCACTCATCGGACCTCTCGGCGGAGGTGGCACGAGCACTCCAGGAAACGGTCGGCGCGAACGTCTCCGTGCTCCACGTCGCTGACGACGCCGAGGAGGGACACGCGTTCCTCGACAAGTGGGCCGCAGACCACGACCTGGCGGACGCCGAGTTGCTGGTCGAGACCGGCGACGTGGAGGCGGCTATCGGCGCCGCCGCGGCGTCGCGGTCGCTCGTGCTCGTCGGCGCAACCGAGCGCGGCCTCCTGTCGCGGATCGTCCGCGGGTCGCTGCAGCTGTCCGTGCTCGACGACCTCGACTCGAACGTGCTGTTGGCCGAGCGCCCGCGCAAGCGGACGCTCCGCGAGCGCCTGTTCGCGTGA
- a CDS encoding ParA family protein encodes MSAMSVGLEGYPGAVVSLFKGGVTKTSTSLNVAHQLSERGHEVAIVDLDKDGHLTSLLGYERQLADGEDIGDAIFGDTAPSDLLVETEFGLHLLPATEDLETVEGKMKDQSFGVKLIRSEIVEPLVAGDVDYVLIDPPGGRGMLHDAALVAVQRVIVPLIPSAGSVSGLENLLRRSLVPLRKEVPLDIVAITPNMMRESLAQESGEQMLARELNTNEEFGQTAMDLTYEGFDHYLPEYARVDPDFFDAVADDARSVTSEYPDIPKPGIRYRKAINDATRHGLPLAEWQPSSDQIAAFDALAERVELASPEPERKRAEVADA; translated from the coding sequence ATGTCCGCGATGAGCGTCGGGTTGGAGGGGTACCCTGGCGCGGTCGTCTCGCTGTTCAAAGGCGGGGTCACGAAGACCTCGACCTCACTGAACGTCGCCCACCAACTGTCCGAGCGCGGGCACGAGGTCGCGATCGTCGACCTCGACAAGGACGGTCACCTCACGAGTCTGCTCGGGTACGAACGCCAACTCGCAGACGGCGAGGACATCGGCGACGCCATCTTCGGTGACACCGCCCCGAGCGACCTGCTCGTGGAGACGGAGTTCGGCCTGCACCTGCTCCCGGCGACCGAGGACCTCGAGACGGTGGAGGGGAAGATGAAAGACCAGAGCTTCGGCGTCAAACTGATCCGCAGTGAGATCGTCGAACCGCTCGTCGCCGGCGACGTGGACTACGTACTCATCGACCCACCGGGCGGCCGCGGGATGCTCCACGACGCCGCCCTCGTGGCGGTCCAGCGCGTCATCGTCCCGCTGATCCCGAGCGCCGGGTCGGTCTCGGGACTCGAGAACCTGCTCCGCCGCTCGCTCGTCCCCCTCCGCAAGGAGGTGCCGCTCGACATCGTCGCCATCACGCCGAACATGATGCGCGAGAGCCTCGCACAGGAGAGCGGCGAACAGATGCTCGCGCGCGAACTCAACACGAATGAGGAGTTCGGGCAGACCGCGATGGACCTTACCTACGAGGGGTTCGACCACTACCTCCCAGAGTACGCGCGTGTCGACCCCGACTTCTTCGACGCCGTCGCAGACGACGCACGCAGCGTCACATCCGAATATCCAGATATCCCGAAGCCTGGCATCCGCTACCGGAAGGCGATCAACGATGCGACCCGGCACGGTCTCCCCCTGGCGGAGTGGCAGCCCTCAAGCGATCAGATCGCAGCGTTCGACGCCCTCGCCGAGCGCGTCGAACTGGCAAGCCCCGAACCCGAGCGCAAGCGCGCGGAGGTGGCCGATGCCTGA
- a CDS encoding class I SAM-dependent methyltransferase → MTNTEGGGDGYTAMDYDTDCETDEVYQQCLSYLLSHAPVTADDVVLDVGTGTGIVALELASTCHRVLGRDVYDEWLQYAREKAQRRGIENVSFGHGSFRDPEADEPVDVVIASYALYMAYDDGGEDELRAAIEGLASLTPRCIVVADKMRFGPEQSPSDYETLPPMGTLADLLMDAGFTITDIGIITESVGVIVATR, encoded by the coding sequence ATGACCAATACGGAAGGCGGCGGCGACGGCTACACCGCGATGGACTACGATACCGACTGCGAGACGGACGAGGTGTACCAGCAGTGCCTGTCGTACCTGCTCTCGCACGCACCCGTCACGGCTGACGACGTGGTACTTGACGTCGGTACAGGGACGGGCATCGTCGCTCTCGAACTCGCATCGACCTGTCACCGCGTCCTCGGACGCGATGTCTACGACGAGTGGCTCCAGTACGCCCGTGAGAAGGCGCAACGCCGCGGCATCGAGAACGTCTCGTTCGGACACGGGTCGTTCCGTGACCCCGAAGCCGACGAACCGGTGGACGTCGTGATCGCCAGTTACGCCCTCTACATGGCCTACGACGACGGGGGAGAGGACGAACTACGAGCCGCTATCGAGGGTCTCGCGTCGCTGACCCCGCGCTGTATCGTCGTCGCCGACAAGATGCGATTCGGTCCGGAGCAGTCCCCGAGCGACTACGAGACGTTGCCACCGATGGGGACCCTCGCAGATCTCCTCATGGATGCGGGGTTCACCATCACGGACATCGGAATCATCACAGAGTCGGTCGGAGTCATCGTTGCCACACGATAA